The genomic stretch GCCGCCCGCCGGGCGTCACCGGGCCGGGCGGGTAGCCCAGGTAGTTCTCCTCGGTGCAGTCGCCACTGATGGCTGACCAGATGGCCATCGAGTGGCCGACAAACTGCAGCTTCGGGAAGCGCTGCAGCACGATCTCCAGCCTGGACAGGCGGAAGTCGTCCACGACGCCGTACGTGCCCGTCTCCCGGCCGACGTGGAACAGCAGCGGCAGGCCGGCGCGCTCGATGTGGCCCAGCAGGTTCAGCATCCGTGGGTCGTCCCACCACAGGCTCGCGGCCATCTCGCCCACACCCTTGCAGCCCATCTGCTGGTAGTGCTCCAGCAGCGGCGTGAAGTCGGCGGTGGGGGTGTTGTGGCCGTAGCGCGGGTCGAGGTTGCAGAAGGGGATGAACTTGCCGGGGAAGTCGCGGCAGATGTCCAGGATGTCCTCATTGCTCTGCAACGGCAGCCCCGACTCGTGATGCACCAGCGGCTGCAGCACGGCCCGGTCAATCTCCCACTGCGGCCACTGGGCGATCAGCTCGTCGGGCGGAAGGAGCTTGGTCAGCGCACGGTGGCGCGGATCGGAGAAGCGAATGGTGTGGCCGTGGATGTCCAGAAACATGGTTCTCTCTCCTTGGCGTCTAGCGGACACAGTATATGTAGCGGTCTCTGCCCAGCAACAATACCGATGCCTGCCCACGGCCCTCGAGGTCGGCAATGGCGGGCGGGCCAACCGGGCCGGGCAAGTCGAGCGGCCACAGAACCGCGCCGCTCGCGCCGCCTGCCACCGTGCCGAGGCACAGCAGCGTCGAGCCGATCGTGAAGAGCGCCTCGTCGCGGCCGTCGGAGTTAAGGTCGCCGCTGGCGGACCCGGCCGGTATGCCGGCCATCGGCGCGGGCAGGCGCCACTCCACCTTGCCGCTGGCTGTGTCGTAGCAGCGGACCCCGTCTGCGTAGCCGTACCCCATGGCCTCCAGCTTGCCGTCACCGTCGAAGTCTCCGATGGCCTGAAGAGACTGAGGGCCGGCCTCGCAGGCATCCCACCAGACGAGACTGCCATCGGCCCGCACCAGCCCGGTCATCGCCCTGTTCTCGGTGGCGAAGAACAGGGACGAGCGTCCCGTCCCCTCGAAGTCGCCGGCAAGAGGCAGGCCGTTGTACACCGGCTTGGCGGGCACCCCCTCCCACGTCGCATCCTGCGCGACGAGGTCCTGGCCGGTCGTGCCCTTGAGGATGTAGACGAGGCTCGGGTAGAAGGAGGCCACGTCGTCGAGGCCGTCGCCATCGAGATCGGCCAGGGCGAAGGGCGTGCCGCCCACGCCACGCTCACTGACCTGGCTGTCCCGGTGCCACAGCTCGTGCCCGTCCAGGCCTGACAGTCCATACGTCTCCTCGCTGCCATGGAAGGACCGGCGCACCGTGACCACAACGTCGAGCGTGCGGGGATCGCTCAGGTGGGCCACTTGCCACAGGATCATGCCGCCCGTGTCGCGGACGGGCGCGCTGCCTGGGATGCTGGGGAAGTCATGGTGCCAGACCTCCTGCAGGTCCAGCGAAGCCACCATGAGCCGGGCGCCGCCGCCGGGCGAGGCGGTCGCGTAGATGACTTGACGCTGGCCGTCGCCGCGCAGATCGGCCAGCACCGGCCCCCTGTCCTCGGCGAGCCAGCCGGTGCTCTGTCCGCGACCGTCGGTGCGCCAGCGCTCGACGGCGGGCTCCCCTCCCTCCGGCGGGTACACGGCCACCAGCTCCTCGTCCTGTCCCTGCACCACAATGGTGGGGCGGGCCTCACCCGCGGGCCGGGTCACGACGGGAGTGCCCTTGGCGCCCCATTCACACTGGGCGTTCACGGCTCTGCCCTGTCCGCTGCTGATCGCGATCGGCGCGGTCTGGTTGGGCCTAGTTGTGCCGACGGCCAGCAGCGCGCCGTCGGGGCTGAGCGCCAGCGCCTCCACGCGTGGGCCAGAGACGCGGGTTCCGAAGACGAAGCCGCCCTGACGCCACCGGCCCACCAGCAACTGCGCCTGCCCGGGGTCCCCCCCGGCGGCTTGCCGGACGGCTACCCACGCCCCGCCGGGCGCAGGACGGCAGAGGGCGTCACGATATGGCTCGATGGCCGCACTGTTGGCGTTGGGAGGCAGTGGCGGCTCCCACGTGACCCAGGCGGAGTCCGTCGCTTCCCACAGGGCGATGGGCTGGCCGCCGCGCAGGCTGCGCACCCGGATGGTGCCATAGGGCGGCGGACTGGCCCCGGTAGTGACAGAGGTCAGCAGCTCCGACACGCCGTCGCCATCCAGATCGAAGAGGCCGTCGAGGCACTCGCCCGGCAAGTCGGCCTTCGCGACGCCGGAGGTCGGTTCGTGGATCGTGACATGCCAGCGCTGATCTCCCGAGCCGTTGTACACGCTCAGGACAATCTCCGGCTTGCGGTCGCCGTCCACATCGGCCACCGGGTGGGGGTAGGCGCGAAGCACCTTCCGGGGATGGGAGATGTCCGGCTCGATGTTCCACTGCCACAGCAGCTTGAGCTGGCCGCTGCGGAAGCCCAACACATCCACGTGCTTGCAGAAGTCAGCCTGCACCAGGAGTTCCGGGCTGCCGTACCCATCCAGGTTCCAGACTCCGAGGTAGCCATAGCTGCGCTGCTTGGTGAACGTGCAGCGGTGCTTGATGGCGCCGGTGGCGGCATTGAGGATGACCAGGTCATACCACGGCAGGAAGGCGATTTCGAGCTTGCCGTCGCCGTCGAGGTCGCCGACGACCGGCGCGGCCTCGAAGAGCATGTTGATCGGCTCGGTCTCCCAGAGCTTGGCCCAGGCGCCGTCCTGCCAGCCGAAGCAGCGAGCCATGCAGGGCTGCCACTGGTTGCCGATGGTGGGCTTACTGAAGCCGCTCTCGAACTCGATCTTCTCCAGACCAGGGACGTCCGGATGGGTGTCGGCGTAGGTCACATGCATGGTGCGCCTGATCTGCTGACGCTTGCCGCCGATCTCGCCCTCGGGCCAGGCCAGGCCCCAGCGCGGGTCGCTGGTGTCGAGGATCGCCGTCGGGACCTTAGGGTCAGGTATCTGTAGCGTGCTGTCCCCCGTCCCCGGCTCGACCACGAAGTGCGTCTTGAGCGCCCCGGTGTACTGCTTCCAGATCACCTGTGGCGCCGTGATGGTGCCCTTCAGGCGCGAACGTGCCTGAAGGGTTGGGCCGCCCCGGTAGCACGGCCATTCGCCGGCGGTGGGGAAGGCCTCCTGACCGAAGGCGGCACCGACGACCAAGAGCAGCAGGGGAAGCGTGGCAATACGCGCTCGTCTGAGGAGCACGCTCATGGCATCGTCCCCTTTCTTACGGGAAGCTAGCGTCCCACGGGTCCGAGATCGAGCACGTGCACTTCCAGCGGCTTGAAGGCGAGCTTGAGCTGCCGGCCTGAGGCCGGCGTGGTGCGGTTTTCGAACATCACTGTGACTTGTGCCGGGAGCGTGTGCGTCGTCGCGAAGGTGATCTCACACGGCTCCTGCCCGGCGTTGACGGCGATGAGGTACTCATGGCCGCGATAGCGCTTCACCTTCGTGTGCAGCGGCGCCGCGGCCGGCGTGAAGCGCGCGGGGCCGAGGTCGTCGGGGGCCATCAGCACCGGTGACAGCTCCTTCACCTCGGCCGCGATCTGCTTCATCCACCCCCACATTTCCTGGTACTGCGGCAGCATCCGCAGGTTGTAGTAGCACCAGTAAACGAGGCCCTTGGCCCCGTGCGCCAGCGCCAGGTACGTCATGCAGCGGCCCTCCTCATACGTCGGGGCGCGGCCGGTGCGTAGCTCCTCCGCGGTGGGGATGCGCGCGCGGTTCGAGCCGGGCGGGTGGTGCTGGTACCAAGCGAAGGCCTGCGGCACCAGCCACGTCGGCATGTGATCCTGCGTGGCCTCGTTGGCCGTCTCCATCCAGTCGCTGACCCGCGTCACGGGCAGCGTGGGGATCGGGTACGGGTCCACGCCCATGACATCGGTCGTGCCCGTGAAGTACTTCACCTCCGCCATGTTGCACAGCACGATGTAGGCCGGATGATTCGGGTCGGCCTCGCGCACCTGCCGGTAGTAGCCGGTCAGCTCGGGGACCATCGCCTTGGGCAGCTCGTCGTTGAGGTACCACGCCAGCAGCGCCGGGTGGTCGCGGTAGGCCTCAATCACGGCGTCGGCGATGGCGGCATTGCCGCTGACGCCCTCCCACGTCTTGCCCTCGTAGTACTTGGCGGCGGGGTACAGGTCATTGAGGCAGTAGATCAGCTTCAGGCCGCGCTGCTGCATCTCATCGAGGTAGGCCAGCATGTCGGCGCGGGACTTGCGGTTCGTGCCGTAGTCCAGCAGGCAGTTGAAGGGGCTGTCGGCGATCTCGCGCATCTGCGCCGCCTGCCCGTTGCCGTACAGGCCCAGGGGGAAGAACGGCTTGCCGTCCACGACGGTGTTGTTGTGCTCGTCTATGTAGACCCGGAGGCTCCTGGCCTCATCCGCGCTCAGCTTGCGCAGCGTCTGGCGGAGCACGACCGGCTCGGGACCGCCAGTGACGGTGGCCGTCAGCGTCACGCGCCCGGCCGGGAGATCGTGTGTGCTCACCGTGAGCACGCTCTCCGCCTGGCGGAGGGTCGCGTCGGCCGACACCTGCTTGCCCCCGCCCCGACCCGTCAGCGCCAGCTTCAGCGCCGAGGGCTTCACGGCGTATTCCTCGGGCTGCAGCTTCACCGCCACCCGCACCCCGTCCATCTGCGGGAAGATGATCTGCCGGTAGTTAGGATAGGCCAGCGACACTGTCGCCAGTGGCGGCTTCTCCCCCGGCTCCACCCTCAGGTTCGCGATAGTCACGGTATACGCGGCGGCGGGGCGAGTGGTGAAGAACACGATCTCCTGCACGTGCGTCAGCCCGAAGTCGCGCGGCAGGTCGGAGAGAGCCACGGCGATGTGGTTGGTCTTGCCGGGCGCAATCGGGTAGTGCGTGGCCCAGCCGTTCCGGTTCGCCTCGGCCCGCAGCTCCAGCGCCACATCGGCCGCCTTCTCGCTGTCGGTGCGGACATCGAAGCTGATGAGGGCATGGTGCGACCAGTCGCTGAGGGAGTAGCCCTTGCCCTCCTCGTGCTTCAGATAGACCGCCGGCCACTCGTTCTGCCCCGGCACATACTTGGGGAAGGTGAACTGCATGGCGGGCTGGCCATCGAGGGTGGCGGCAGTGACCTTCAGCCCGGACCACAGCCCAAGGTTCGCCGGGTCCAGGAGCGACACCGCCGCCTGCGCACGCGGGAGCGCGACGGGTTGGGCTGAGGCGGCGCCGGCAACGGCGGCCAGCGCGAGCAAGACGATCGTGCGACGCATGGGGTGTTGGGTCCTTTCCAGTGTGCCCCGGGCAGCGGGGTGTCGCTACTCCGCCGACAGCCAGATATCGCCGTTGGAGTCCGTGCCGCCCGCAGAGGCGATGGTGGCGACCAGTTCGTACTTCGCCTGCGGGTCGCGCTGCGCCAGCGTGAGCGTGAAGACGTTGCCGCGACTGCCGCCGCCGGCCCAGCCGGCGTGCTGGTCCTGCGCCACGACCTGCCCGTTGGCCAGCAGCCGCACCTCGCGCATGTTCAGCCCGTGCGCACCCCGGGTGTACTCGAACTCAAGCCGGTACTTGCCGGCGGCCTTGACGAAGGGTGTGAGGTCGAAGCGGATCTCCTTCTCCTGCTCGGACATCTGGGACGGACCCCAACTGGCGACGCGCGTGAACTGCTTGAAGCCCAGGCCGAGGTCCTCGCCGGAGGGCAGCGTCTTGAGCGCGCCGGCCGCCACCTGCGCCTTCAGGTCATCGAGCTTCGCGGCCATGGCCCGGAGGCCCTCGGACTGCTTGCCGAGCGCGTCGAGGTCGCCCTTGTATGCTCCCATGTTGTCTATGGCGTACTGGAAGCCGGGCTTGAGCGCGTCCACACCGGCCTGCAGTGTCGTGAGGGCCGAGGCGGCCGACTGCAGCTTCTCGCCCGCCGTCCTGGCGTCACCGGCGGCGAGGGACTTGCCGGCCTCGCCATACTCCTGCGCCGCCCTGTCGAACAGCGTCAGCTTCGCCGCGACGAGGGCGTACATGTCGCACCCCAGCCGGGCGAACTCCAGCGTCTTCGGGTTGGTCTGGGCCAGCTTCGTCAGCGCCGTGAGCGCGTCGCCCCATTGCGTGCAGGCTGCGGACAGCGCCCTGGCCCGCTGCAGGTACGTCGGCTCGCGCTGCATGTAGCGGCGGCGGAAATCCTGCGGGGCGCACCACAGGAGCTTCTGCACCAGCGTCCCGTTGCGCCACATGGCTGCCTCGCCGGTGGTCGGGATGG from bacterium encodes the following:
- a CDS encoding amidohydrolase, with amino-acid sequence MFLDIHGHTIRFSDPRHRALTKLLPPDELIAQWPQWEIDRAVLQPLVHHESGLPLQSNEDILDICRDFPGKFIPFCNLDPRYGHNTPTADFTPLLEHYQQMGCKGVGEMAASLWWDDPRMLNLLGHIERAGLPLLFHVGRETGTYGVVDDFRLSRLEIVLQRFPKLQFVGHSMAIWSAISGDCTEENYLGYPPGPVTPGGRLVELLRRYDNLWGDISAGSGNNALTRDPEFGYGFMEEFQDRLLWGSDLCWPGQEVPQTATLNQALAGGHISQQAFDKIAFGNAAQLLGV